One genomic window of Candidatus Kuenenia stuttgartiensis includes the following:
- a CDS encoding ethylbenzene dehydrogenase-related protein, translating into MTTMIKLFKSKVINFSLIAFGIVAFCKADMVEAQASHFFRTYKRETPQKLPEDQNAVAEGKKVYEKRCWYCHGITGTGDGPSSRTMFPRPRNFTRNEFKVRSTPFGSVPTDEDLFRIITSGIEGTAMPFWSTISEAERWQVIYYIKTFNEQFKKETAPAVLSVESAVATQESIDKGRELFKQVKCFNCHGEEGRGNGPLTVALQTQWGMPYRARDLTQSWNYKGGSTAGDIYRTISTGFNETPMGSYKETLSDEERWSLAHYVESLSKKMASDVVVKVKLLEEGELPDHPADEVWGLAAPLEIPLAGQIVAHPRLWEPAIDSMMIRGLYNDREIAFLVEWDDRTNLQEDIFRDAVSLQFPVKIPESLKKPYFGMGDSGGVVNLWQWKACWKEGFGSIAEMPANEPGEIVELNAKGFKKISIQSPENQDVMGEGLHDNGRWKVVFKRPLKTEDGKKDIQFEIGKLIPIAFAVWDGSNGDAGSQKSVSSWYYILLEKPMPKTVFVYVLVAVVMGASVELWFLARLRRFPPKSEEEDQ; encoded by the coding sequence ATGACTACAATGATAAAACTGTTTAAAAGTAAAGTAATTAATTTTAGCTTGATTGCTTTTGGTATTGTGGCTTTTTGCAAAGCGGATATGGTTGAGGCGCAAGCCTCTCACTTTTTCAGAACGTACAAACGTGAGACGCCTCAAAAATTACCGGAAGACCAGAATGCGGTAGCAGAAGGAAAAAAGGTTTACGAAAAAAGATGCTGGTATTGTCACGGTATAACCGGTACCGGTGATGGACCATCTTCCAGAACTATGTTTCCCAGACCGCGGAACTTTACCCGTAATGAGTTTAAGGTAAGGTCCACGCCATTTGGTTCTGTGCCGACGGATGAAGATCTTTTTCGTATCATAACGAGCGGTATAGAGGGAACGGCGATGCCGTTCTGGAGTACTATCAGCGAAGCGGAAAGATGGCAGGTAATTTATTATATAAAGACGTTTAATGAACAATTTAAGAAAGAAACAGCTCCTGCAGTGTTGAGTGTCGAAAGCGCAGTTGCTACCCAGGAGAGTATTGATAAAGGCCGAGAACTATTTAAACAAGTGAAATGTTTTAATTGTCACGGGGAAGAAGGGCGGGGTAATGGGCCGCTCACGGTTGCTTTGCAAACGCAGTGGGGCATGCCTTATCGTGCGAGGGATTTGACGCAATCGTGGAACTATAAAGGGGGGAGCACGGCTGGTGATATTTATCGGACGATTTCTACCGGATTTAACGAGACTCCGATGGGTTCTTATAAAGAAACGCTTAGTGATGAGGAACGGTGGAGTTTGGCCCACTATGTGGAAAGTCTGTCAAAGAAAATGGCTTCTGATGTTGTTGTAAAGGTAAAGCTTTTGGAAGAAGGTGAATTGCCTGACCATCCTGCAGATGAAGTTTGGGGATTAGCAGCGCCTCTGGAGATTCCATTAGCAGGGCAGATCGTTGCACATCCACGGTTGTGGGAGCCTGCGATCGATTCTATGATGATTCGGGGGCTATACAATGATAGAGAGATTGCTTTTCTCGTAGAATGGGATGATCGTACAAACCTGCAGGAGGATATTTTCAGGGATGCCGTTTCGTTGCAATTTCCCGTAAAAATACCCGAATCGCTAAAAAAACCTTATTTTGGAATGGGTGATTCCGGCGGGGTGGTCAACCTGTGGCAATGGAAGGCCTGTTGGAAAGAAGGTTTTGGTTCAATAGCAGAAATGCCTGCAAATGAACCAGGCGAGATCGTAGAGCTAAATGCTAAGGGATTTAAGAAAATTTCTATACAGTCGCCGGAAAATCAGGATGTCATGGGGGAAGGATTGCATGATAATGGTCGGTGGAAGGTAGTATTTAAACGGCCTTTAAAGACAGAGGACGGGAAGAAGGATATACAATTTGAGATAGGTAAGCTGATACCAATTGCCTTTGCAGTGTGGGATGGTTCTAATGGTGATGCGGGCAGTCAAAAATCGGTATCATCATGGTATTATATCTTACTTGAAAAACCAATGCCTAAAACGGTATTTGTCTATGTATTAGTTGCTGTTGTTATGGGAGCGAGTGTAGAGCTTTGGTTCCTTGCTCGATTAAGAAGGTTTCCGCCTAAGTCAGAAGAAGAGGATCAATAA
- a CDS encoding c-type cytochrome, protein MPTPSTLMTWYLIMGILAGLVYATTSNQKFADFLGFLLPGKGAFLKMFLQKIFLMAFPLVVGWFVYSYSLPGAASPVELRIQHPTLPQKYEKLENPFRGKDADTQRRCVEEGKVLFQAYCRPCHGSKADGNGPFANSFRLRPINFQDPGTIATVVDNYLFWRIKEGGPGLPSESTPWDSAMPAWEGDLEDEQMWKIIMGEYDTAGVMPRQREKAE, encoded by the coding sequence ATGCCGACTCCAAGTACGCTGATGACATGGTACTTGATTATGGGGATTTTGGCAGGTTTGGTTTACGCTACGACAAGTAATCAGAAATTTGCCGATTTTTTAGGGTTTTTATTGCCGGGTAAAGGGGCCTTCCTTAAGATGTTTTTGCAGAAAATATTTCTTATGGCCTTTCCGCTTGTTGTAGGTTGGTTTGTTTATTCTTATTCTCTGCCTGGAGCAGCTTCACCCGTTGAATTAAGAATTCAGCACCCTACCCTGCCGCAAAAATATGAGAAGCTTGAAAATCCATTTAGAGGAAAAGATGCGGATACTCAAAGGCGATGTGTTGAGGAAGGGAAGGTGCTTTTTCAGGCGTATTGCCGCCCATGCCATGGCTCAAAGGCCGACGGCAACGGGCCGTTTGCGAATTCTTTTCGCCTGAGGCCAATTAATTTCCAGGACCCTGGTACAATTGCAACGGTGGTTGACAACTATCTTTTCTGGAGAATTAAGGAGGGAGGTCCTGGTCTCCCCTCAGAATCCACACCGTGGGACTCTGCAATGCCTGCATGGGAAGGTGATTTGGAAGATGAGCAAATGTGGAAGATTATCATGGGAGAATACGATACGGCAGGTGTGATGCCGCGGCAAAGAGAAAAAGCAGAATAA